CCTCGTCGAAGCCGGTGCCGACCTTGCCGGCGTAGCTGAGATCGCGGCCGTCGTAGTAGCCAAGTAGCAACGCGCCCAACTCAATTCGGCTGCCCTTCGGGCTGGTGTAGCCGCCGATGACGAATTCCTGGTCGCGGACGCATTTGAATTTCAGCCAATCCTTCGACCGGCCGCTGCCGTACGTGGAGTCGGCGAGCTTGGCGATCACTCCTTCGTCACCGCGCTTGCATGCCGCGTGGTAGGCGGCGAGTCCGTCGTTGACGCGATGCGCGGTGTTGCGCAACGGATCGTCGAAGCTGATCGAGTCACGCAGCAGTCGTTTGCGCCACCTCAACGGCGCCTCGGTGGTGCACTTGCCGTCGAGGTGGAGCAAGTCAAAAAGGTAGTAGTACACCCGGATTCGCGACGCCCGGGCCACTTCGGGATCGGTGATGCCCAGGCGTCCTTGCAGCCGCGCGAAGCTGGTATGGCGTCCCTGGAACGCGACGACCTCGCCGTCTACCACGAATCGAGTGGTGTGCTGCGCGGCGAGTGCGTCGACCAGCTCAGGATATGTTCCGTTGAGTGGCTGTCGATTTCGTGACAAGAGCTGTATTCGGTCACCGTTGCGAAATGCCAAGCAACGCATGCCGTCGAACTTGCGCTCGAATATCCAGTTCGGGTCGCAAAACCGTTTGTCGGTCAGGGTGGCCAAGCTGGGAGCCCGCCAATCTGGAACCGGCTCGTCGTGCAGTGCTGTGCGCACCGCATCGGGCAGACCGGGGAGATCGGTCACGGCGACTCAGCCAGATCGTCCAGCGTGCGACCGGATAGCACCGATTCGGGTTGACTCTTAACCGGTTTGCGCCGTGCGTCGGCGCCCTCATCTCTACGCTTGATCAGCAGCCAGGTCTCGGCCTTGCCCTCACGAATCCTGGTGAGGGCAAACCCGCCGTGCAGCTTCTCGCCTTGCAGACGAAATGAAAGATGCCCGCGGTCCAGGCATTCGGCCATGTCGTACTCGGTCGCGTTGGCGTACCTGCCGCGGTCCCAGACGATCACCGGGCCGGCGCCGTACTGGTCTTCGGGGATCACCCCTTCGAAATCCGCATAGTCCAAGGGGTGGTCTTCGGTCCGACGGGCCATTCGCCGGTCTTTGGGGTTGGTCGACGGTCCTTTGGGTATCGCCCACGAGACGAGCACGCCGTCGATCTCCAGGCGGAAGTCGTAGTGGTCGCTGCGGGCCGCGTGATGCTGGATGACAAACCGGGGCCCGCTCTCGCTGGCGCGGCGCCTCAGGCGCAGTCTTCCGCGCGGTTCGGGGCTGTTCCCGGATCGAAAGCCGGACCGGCGTTTGCGCCGGTACTCACTCAAGGGCATACCGCAGAGTTACCCCGACGCTCGCTGCGAAAACTGATTGCCGCTCACGGTGGCGAGCGTCGACTCGTTGTCACGAAATTCGCGAAAAAACCGCATCACGTCGACGTTCGGCGGGCGGGGGCCGGCCCGGCCTGGGCTTACCGGCCTCGCCAGCTGAGTTCGATGCCGTCGCGGGCCAGCCAGCGCTGCAGGTCATACCCATTGCGGGCCAGTCCTTCGACGGTCTGCACGGCCCGATGCACCGCCCGCTCGGCGACTTCGGCCGCCAGCAGGCCTTGGCGCACCGCATCCAGCAGTTCGTCGACGTCGGCCAGCTCCGCACCCGCGCCGGTGCGTACCTCGATATCGAGGTAGTGGTCCTCGGAGCTCCACACCTCCGGACCGCGGGTGTATTCGCCCACATCGAGGTAGTAGTCATGGTCACGTTCATGGCCCGGATTGAAGTGGAACACCGTGGCGCGCAATCCCAGCGACGGAAGCAGCCAGGATTCCAGGTAGTGGAACTGGACCCGGCCCGGCGTCGGCCGGGCGACGTAGAGCCCCCACGGGCGCACCGCGTATTCGTCGACCGCCCGCACGATGCCTTTGGGATCGGTGTTGGTGCGGGCGAGCAGGTCGAATGTCTCGTGCTTCGGTGGGTGGATGGCGTCACCCTACCGGGATCTCGACGGTCAGCGGCGCAGCCGGATCTTCCACCGGACAAAGCCGAGATAGAGCAGCGACAGCCCGGCCAGCATGCCCATGTCGGTCAGCCAGGTCTTGGAGGTGTGCTGCCAGAACCGGTCCTGCGAGAGCAATGAATCCGGTACCAGGTGCCGCACATCGACCGTCGAGGCCGCCGCGGCGTAACCCCAGCGCGCCGGCATCACAAACGACAGCTGATCGAGACCGAGCCGGCCGGTCACCGGGACCATGCCGCCGCACAACACCAGCTGCGCCATCACCGCCACCACGAACAGCGGCATGATCTGCTCGCTGGAGCGGACCAGCGACGAAATGGCCAGGCCGAGAATTGCCGACGCGACACACGTCGCCGCGACGGTGGCGAACAGCTCGACGGTGGCTGCGACCGTGCCGTGGCCCAGCAGCACGCCCCCTCGTGTCGGTGCGCTCTTGCCGATCACCACGATCGTCGTGATGA
The DNA window shown above is from Mycobacterium sp. Aquia_216 and carries:
- the ligD gene encoding non-homologous end-joining DNA ligase, which translates into the protein MTDLPGLPDAVRTALHDEPVPDWRAPSLATLTDKRFCDPNWIFERKFDGMRCLAFRNGDRIQLLSRNRQPLNGTYPELVDALAAQHTTRFVVDGEVVAFQGRHTSFARLQGRLGITDPEVARASRIRVYYYLFDLLHLDGKCTTEAPLRWRKRLLRDSISFDDPLRNTAHRVNDGLAAYHAACKRGDEGVIAKLADSTYGSGRSKDWLKFKCVRDQEFVIGGYTSPKGSRIELGALLLGYYDGRDLSYAGKVGTGFDEATLRSLHEQLSPIEQDAPPFTRGLVRENGAHWVRPELVAQIGFTEWTRDGKLRHPRYQGLRTDKDPGDVVRETH
- a CDS encoding DNA polymerase ligase N-terminal domain-containing protein; this encodes MPLSEYRRKRRSGFRSGNSPEPRGRLRLRRRASESGPRFVIQHHAARSDHYDFRLEIDGVLVSWAIPKGPSTNPKDRRMARRTEDHPLDYADFEGVIPEDQYGAGPVIVWDRGRYANATEYDMAECLDRGHLSFRLQGEKLHGGFALTRIREGKAETWLLIKRRDEGADARRKPVKSQPESVLSGRTLDDLAESP
- a CDS encoding DUF402 domain-containing protein, with translation MRAVDEYAVRPWGLYVARPTPGRVQFHYLESWLLPSLGLRATVFHFNPGHERDHDYYLDVGEYTRGPEVWSSEDHYLDIEVRTGAGAELADVDELLDAVRQGLLAAEVAERAVHRAVQTVEGLARNGYDLQRWLARDGIELSWRGR